AAACCAACAAGGGGTGCGGCAAATATTGCAATCAAAAACAGAATGCCGGTGGTGACCGCAGTCAAACCGGTCCTTCCGCCCTCTTCTATTCCCGCTGCACTCTCAATATAGGAGGTCACGGTTGATGTTCCTACCAATGCTCCAACAACAGGTCCAAGTGAATCAGCAAATAGAACCCTTCCTATCCTCGGAATGTGTCCTTTTTCATCAATAAATTTTGCCTTCACTGCAAGCCCGATAACAGTGCCTGCCGTGTCAAAGAAGTCAACGAATAACAGGGTAAATATCAATGTTACGAATGACCATTGTAGGGCACCGATTATATCAAGTTTAAAGAAAGTGGGTGCAAGAGAAGGTTTTAATAATTGTAGTATCTCACCTTTGGTTCTGAAGAAAGGTATAAAACTCAATAAAGTTCCTAATAGAATACCGATTAGTATCGCACCTTTGATTCTTTTCACAAGAAGTATCGTTGTTATAACAAGCACTATTCCGGCTAAGATTATCTTTGGATAGACATCGGGATTGGCAATCGGTGAGATTTTTACGAAAGTGACAGGGTCTTTTGTGATCAGCCCTGCCTGTTCAAAACCGATGAATGCAAGGAAGAGTCCGATACCTACGCTAACGGCACATTTTAATGTGAAGGGAATAGAATCAATTATAATTTCGCGCAGTTTCGTTA
The candidate division WOR-3 bacterium genome window above contains:
- a CDS encoding NCS2 family permease; protein product: MFENLFKLKENNTNIKTEILAGITTFMTMAYIIAANPLILQAAGMDKGAVTLATCIVAGLISIAMGLLSNYPIALAPGMGLNAFFAYSICAGMGIDWRIGLGFFFIEGVIIVIITLTKLREIIIDSIPFTLKCAVSVGIGLFLAFIGFEQAGLITKDPVTFVKISPIANPDVYPKIILAGIVLVITTILLVKRIKGAILIGILLGTLLSFIPFFRTKGEILQLLKPSLAPTFFKLDIIGALQWSFVTLIFTLLFVDFFDTAGTVIGLAVKAKFIDEKGHIPRIGRVLFADSLGPVVGALVGTSTVTSYIESAAGIEEGGRTGLTAVTTGILFLIAIFAAPLVGFIPSVAIAPALIIVGIMMMESVIKIDFSDYSEAVPAFITIASMPFTYSISNGISLGFLSYVLIKLFSGKGREVSVIMYILAIFFLIFFITSPVFKK